From the Saimiri boliviensis isolate mSaiBol1 chromosome X, mSaiBol1.pri, whole genome shotgun sequence genome, one window contains:
- the CETN2 gene encoding centrin-2: MASNFKKANMASSAQRKRMSPKPELTEEQKQEIREAFDLFDADGTGSIDVKELKVAMRALGFEPKKEEIKKMISEIDKEGTGKMNFGDFLTVMTQKMSEKDTKEEILKAFKLFDDDETGKISFKNLKRVAKELGENLTDEELQEMIDEADRDGDGEVSEQEFLRIMKKTSLY; the protein is encoded by the exons ATG GCCTCCAACTTTAAGAAGGCAAACATGGCATCAAGTGCTCAGCGAAAAAGAATGAGTCCTAAGCCTGAGCTTACAGAAGAGCAGAAGCAGGAGATCCGGGAAGCATTTGATCTTTTCGATGCGGATGGAACTGGCAGCATAGATGTTAAGGAACTTAAG GTGGCAATGAGGGCCCTGGGCTTTGAAcccaagaaagaagaaattaagaaaatgataagTGAAATTGATAAGGAAGGGACAGGAAAAATGAACTTTGGTGACTTTTTAACTGTGATGACCCAGAAAATG TCTGAGAAAGATACCAAAGAAGAAATCCTGAAAGCTTTCAAGCTTTTTGATGATGATGAAACTGGGAAGATTTCATTCAAAAATCTGAAGCGCGTGGCCAAGGAGCTGGGTGAGAACTTGACTGACGAGGAGCTGCAG GAAATGATTGATGAAGCTGATCGAGATGGAGATGGAGAGGTCAGTGAGCAAGAGTTCCTGCGCATCATGAAAAAGACCAGCCTTTATTAA